From the Fulvia fulva chromosome 2, complete sequence genome, one window contains:
- a CDS encoding NmrA-like family domain-containing protein 1, with the protein MVQRQLFVIIGITGNQGGSVARTFLNDPALQSRYRLRGLSRTPSSPASQELAGQGVEMMQAELHDPASLARAFEGANVIFSMTDFWAPFFDPSNHAKAQEAGKSIGELAYELEYEQGRNIADAAANCPSLERFVVSMLVSPKKWSKGHLSKLWHYESKADMMTYIESNYPQLHAKYSGLDLGIFYQSWKWFVPIIAPQKGGHGVFVLRRPGNGEKPVPMVNPRTDTGPYVRALLQKEPGVHLCVGTYLGSWKEWLELWGKIKNKPVRYEVVSIEHYEETLSKAGLPPTFGTEIGEMFQWMNDYGHDGGDPDVTRREDLGIEIPGLNYVEDYIRDEDWSSIGA; encoded by the coding sequence ATGGTTCAGAGACAGCTTTTCGTGATCATTGGAATTACCGGCAACCAGGGAGGCTCGGTAGCACGCACGTTCCTGAATGATCCGGCACTTCAAAGCAGGTACCGCCTGCGTGGCCTATCACGTACCCCATCCTCGCCTGCAAGCCAGGAACTCGCAGGCCAAGGCGTCGAGATGATGCAAGCGGAGCTGCACGATCCAGCATCTCTTGCTCGTGCATTCGAAGGGGCCAATGTAATTTTCTCGATGACCGATTTCTGGGCACCATTCTTCGATCCTTCCAATCATGCCAAAGCTCAAGAAGCCGGCAAGTCGATAGGCGAGCTTGCATACGAGCTCGAATATGAGCAAGGCCGCAACATTGCGGACGCAGCTGCCAATTGTCCCTCATTGGAGCGCTTCGTGGTGTCCATGCTCGTGAGCCCGAAGAAATGGAGCAAAGGCCATCTGAGCAAGCTATGGCATTACGAGAGTAAGGCAGACATGATGACATACATCGAGTCCAACTATCCTCAGCTTCATGCCAAGTACAGTGGACTGGACTTGGGCATCTTTTATCAATCCTGGAAATGGTTCGTCCCCATAATCGCACCGCAGAAGGGTGGGCATGGCGTATTCGTGCTCCGACGACCGGGAAATGGAGAGAAACCAGTACCCATGGTCAACCCAAGAACAGACACCGGCCCATATGTCAGAGCTTTGCTCCAAAAGGAGCCTGGGGTCCACCTCTGTGTAGGCACTTACCTGGGCAGCTGGAAAGAGTGGCTTGAGCTCTGGGGCAAGATCAAGAACAAGCCAGTACGCTACGAAGTCGTAAGTATTGAGCACTACGAGGAGACGCTCTCGAAGGCTGGCCTTCCGCCCACATTTGGTACAGAAATCGGTGAAATGTTTCAGTGGATGAACGATTATGGCCACGACGGAGGTGATCCTGATGTGACGAGGAGGGAAGATTTAGGTATTGAGATCCCTGGTCTGAACTATGTGGAGGACTATATCAGGGACGAGGATTGGTCCTCTATTGGAGCATGA